In Rhodopirellula sp. P2, the DNA window CCTCAACATGGGGACGACCGCCAGTTCACTGGTTTTGGTCAATGGCGAGGCCTACGTGGCTCATGTTGGCGATTCGCGTGTCTATCGGTTGCGGCGTGGGGTGTTGGAGCAGTTGACGTTTGATCACTCGTTGGTTTGGGAGATGCAAGCCAGCGGCAAAGTTCACAGTGACAGTGTCTTCAGCAAATCCATTCCCAAGAACGTGATCACTCGATCGTTGGGGCCCTCTCCAGAAGTCTTGGTGGACTTGGAAGGCCCGTTTGATCTCGAAGTGGGGGACCGTTTTCTCGTCTGCAGTGATGGGCTGACTGGGCAGATCGAAGACGACGAGCTCGCTGTTCTGCTTGATTCGTTGGAAGTCGACAAAGCCGCTCAGGTGATGATTGACTTGGCCAACCTGCGGGGAGGTCCCGACAACATCACGGTGATCGTGGTTGAGGTCGACGATGAGCATCTGACTCAGAATGACGGGTCGCAGAAAAAGCGTCGCTCGATGGGCGCGGACGAGGTTTCCTCGCGTGCTTTGATCGGAACCACCGCGTTTTGTTGGACGGGGGCGGTCGGGTTTGGGTTGGCATCGGCCTTGGTGAGTCCTCGGTTTGTGGGCTCAGCGATTGTCGCGTTCATCCTGGGAGCCATTTCCGCAGCGGTATGGGGCAGTGGTGTTTTCAAACCCAACGAGCGCCGGCGTCCGTTGAAAACGCGGCGGGTGCGAGGTCAGGAGGCCGGGTCAGGCTCTTCACCGGTTTCGAGCGTGCCTGGCAATCAGGCGGCAGGGCAGGGGGCGATCGACACGGACTGG includes these proteins:
- a CDS encoding PP2C family protein-serine/threonine phosphatase, producing MKFAEQTHVGMRRANNQDSLAILIAESAERLNKRGHLFVVADGMGAHAAGELASKIASDRISMHYYQSREEAPEHAISEAVHLANAAIYERGQSNPEFLNMGTTASSLVLVNGEAYVAHVGDSRVYRLRRGVLEQLTFDHSLVWEMQASGKVHSDSVFSKSIPKNVITRSLGPSPEVLVDLEGPFDLEVGDRFLVCSDGLTGQIEDDELAVLLDSLEVDKAAQVMIDLANLRGGPDNITVIVVEVDDEHLTQNDGSQKKRRSMGADEVSSRALIGTTAFCWTGAVGFGLASALVSPRFVGSAIVAFILGAISAAVWGSGVFKPNERRRPLKTRRVRGQEAGSGSSPVSSVPGNQAAGQGAIDTDWSTGAPLDIGSGETALGTGPYRRYRADSHEAFLLRMDDVITQLRQTSEERNWMLDWQNVDQLLQQARQATKEEAWGTAVSSYCDATLAAMEQLRKHQDDSASDTVVDL